The [Clostridium] celerecrescens 18A genomic sequence GAGCTGGGTGCAGGAGAAGTCGTAGGCGGCATGATTGATATATATCCTGAAAAGCGGGAGGGGAAAAGACTTCCCTTTGAGCCAGAAAAGATGAATCGGCTTCTGGGTACTGAGATCGAAGCGGAAACAATGCTTGGATACTTTAAAAAGCTGGATTTGGAATACGATGAGACAGCAAATGAAATCCTTATTCCCACCTTCCGTCAGGATTTAGACTGTATGGCGGATCTGGCGGAAGAAGTTGCCAGATTCTTTGGATATGACAAGATCCCCGTATCCCTGCCCACCGGTGAGGCAACGACCGGCAAACTGTCATACAAATTAAGAGTTGAAGAGGTGGCTAGGGAAGTGGCGGAATTCTCTGGATTTTCCCAGGGAATGACCTATTCTTTTGAAAGTCCCAGGGTATTTGACCGTCTGCTGATCCCGGAGAACAGTCCGCTTCGTGTGACCGTAAATATATTAAATCCTTTGGGAGAGGATTTCAGTGTTATGAGGACATCACCTCTTCATGGAATGTTAAACTCCTTATCCACCAACTACAACCGCCGCAATAAGAATGTCCGCCTTTATGAGCTGGCCAATATTTATCTTCCAAAGGCGCTTCCATTGACCGAGCTTCCCGATGAAAGAATGCAGTTTACCCTGGGATTTTACGGCGACGGCGATTTCTTTGATATGAAGGGTGTGATAGAAGAATTCTTTGATAAAACCGGAATGCACAAACGGCCTCATTATGTTCCAAAGAGTGGTAAAACATTCCTTCATCCAGGAAGACAGGCAGATATCATTTATGATGGGGTAACCATCGGATATCTGGGAGAAGTTCATCCGGAGGTGGCTGACAACTATAAGATTGGGGACCGGGCCTATGTGGCTGTGATCGATATGCCATCCATGATTCCATTTACAAGCTTTGACAGAAAATACACCGGAATAGCGAAATATCCGGCTGTTACCAGAGATATCAGCATGGTGGTGCCAAAGGAAATTCTTGTCGGACAGATCGAAGAGATCATCGAACAACGGGGAGGAAAGATACTGGAAAGCTATGAGCTTTTCGATATTTATGAAGGAACCCAGATTTTAGCAGGATATAAGTCTGTTGCTTATTCTATCACCTTCCGCGCAGGCGATCACACCTTAGAAGAGCAGGAGGTTCTTGCTGTAATGAAAAAGATCCTTAACGGATTACAAGGATTGGGAATTGAACTTCGGGCATAAACAAATGCCGTTTTACAAGTATGACATCAAAGAAAGATGCCAGGATGAAAGAAAAATCTCCTGGCATCTTTTTTCTCTCTGCCTGCATGGACGTGATAAATTCCGTCAATCCTTACGGTAAGAATGTAAGAAAGGACAGGAGGCAAAAAGATGTTTAACAGCCTTGATATTATAGAAATAACAGGAAGAATTGTCCGGGATTCCTGGGGGTATCCCGGGGTAGAAGCTGAAGTGATTCTGGAAAACGGTGCTCATGGAAGAGCGACGGTTTCCCTGGGAGACACAGGAAGGGCAGAGAAACAGGCAGAGCTTGTGGGTGACTGGCTTTCAGAAACAATATTGTTTGAGGATGCATCAGACCAGGGAAGAATCGATCGGATGCTTTCCCAGGCAGCAGTGAACCGGGGAGAAGAGGTTGGGAACCAGGGTGTTCTGGCTTTATCCATGGCGGCTGCAAGAGCAGCGGGGGCAGGACTTCATCTGCCGCTTTACCGTTATCTGGGCGGAACCTCGGCTCCTGTGATGCCGGTTCCCATGATGAGTATGATAAGCGGAGGCGGCGGGGAAAAAGGTCTTGATTTTCAAGAGATCATGATTGTTCCTCAGGGAGCAAATTCCTATTCGGAAGGACTTCGCATGGGAGTGGAGATTTACCAGACATTAAAAAGGCTTTTATCCATAAGCGGCTTTAGCACCTCTACAGGAGATGGCGGCGGCTTTGAACCTGATATGAAAAATTCAGAAGAAGCATTGCATTATTTAATGGATTCCTTTAAGCTTACCGGATATAAGCCGGGGACAGACGTGCTGGTGGCCATCAATGCTGATGCAGACCGTCTGTATGTGAAAGAAGATGGCACTTACTGTTTTTCAAAGGAAAGCAGGAAAGGTGGAATCTCCATAAACAGGGCGCAAAAGGATATGCTCGCCTATTATCTGAGGCTGGCGGACGGCTTTCCCATCTGTGCGGTCCTAAATGGTCTTTGGAAAGAAGATCTGGAAGGACGAGAACAAATGATGAAGCTCTTGGAGCACCGTACGCTTTTGGTATCCGATGATTTTGCTGCGGCTAATGCGACGATCATCCGTATGGAACAGGCGGGGACTGTAACCGGGGCGTTGGAAATGGTGGAGAAGGCAAGAAAAGCCGGACATAAAGTGATCATTGCCAGCGATGGAAAGGATACGGAAGAGTCATTCCTGGCGGATATGGCAGCAGCTGTCGGTGCCGATTATGTGAAGAGCGGAGCACCGTGCAGAGGAGAATGCATCTCCAAATACAATGAACTTTTGCGCATTGAAGAATTTTATAGAAAATTTGGACGGGCTGTTATGGAATATTCTAACTGACCGGCCGAAGGAAAAAAAGTACAGTAGTGCCTGGAGAAGCATGAAAAAGGCAGCGTTTTTTACGGCCGCTGCCTTTTTCATGCTGTTTTAACCGATAACTGGCTGTATTAAAAATCAGCATAAACTGTATTCCCAATTACCAGCACGCCCCATCTTTTTGCCCCAAGATGGTGCGAATGAGATGATTTACGCCATATATAAAAAGTATAATAAAAGACATGATTGCTCCTTTCTGCCTGAAAAAAGGCGTAAAAAAATAAAGCGCTGCCAATCGGCTTTCAGAAAGACAGCGCCTATGCTGTTATTAGCAGGATATCGTTGCTTATTCTTCGTCAATGTGAGGAGCTTCATTCAGCGGAGACATATGCCTGCCGCCACCATGTCTGCCAAAGCAATTGGAACCGTGTCCGTTGAACCTTGGATCATTGTGGCCCGGTTCAAAATGTCCGGCGCCGTGCGAGCCTCCCGGTCTTCTGTCTGGACAGCCATGAAAGCATTCCCTGCGGTCAAAAGGATGTCTGCCCCCACGCATAAACATCATGTCAAACCTTTCATCACCCAGTCTTTCACGTGCAGAGCGCATCCATTCAAGCCTTTCGTCATCTTCATCATCACCAAGCTGGGCTTCAAGTACCTCAGTGATGCGGTCGAGATACTCACCAAAGACCATTTGTTCCTCCTCGTTGAGACAACTGAAGATATCTTCGAAATTCGGGCGGGGCTGCTGCTCATTCTTTCCTTTTTCCGTTAGCTGTACCAACATGACGCGTCTGTCAGCTTCTGAAGGGGTGCGGGTGATATAACCGCCTTTCTCCAGTTTGTTAAGAAGCTCGTTAAGAGATTGTATCCGGATGCCTAACAGATAAGACAGGTCTTTTGTGCTGATTTCAGATTGTATTTTTAGCATCGCCAGAACCCTGCCTTGCCCGCGGGTTGGATCAGCCATGGGTCCATGTTCCGCATGTTTCTGTAAATGGTGGCGCTGCAAGAGCCATTGCAGCTTTGAAAATTTTTCGTAAAGTTCTGTAAAGTTATCTTCCATCATATTATAAACCTCCTAAAATTGAATATTCA encodes the following:
- the pheT gene encoding phenylalanine--tRNA ligase subunit beta translates to MNTPLSWIKAYVPDLDVTAQEYTDAMTLTGSKVEGYVCLDKNLEKIVVGQILSIERHPDADKLIICQVNVGAETVQIVTGASNVKTGDKIPVVLDGGKVAGGHDGGALPEEGIQIKKGKLRGIESCGMMCSIEELGSSNEMYPDAPESGIYILPENTEIGADAIEVLGLRDSVFEYEITSNRVDCYSVIGIAREAAATFRKPFVPPVVTATGNSEDIHDYLKISVEDSRLCPRYCARMVKNIKLAPSPAWLQRRLAACGIRPINNIVDITNYVMEEYGQPMHAFDYDLLANHEIVVKCAGEGDTFQTLDEQERKLDSTVLMINDGEKAVGIAGIMGGENSKITDEVKTMVFESACFDGTNIRLSSKKVGLRTDASGKFEKGLDPNNAEEAINRACQLIEELGAGEVVGGMIDIYPEKREGKRLPFEPEKMNRLLGTEIEAETMLGYFKKLDLEYDETANEILIPTFRQDLDCMADLAEEVARFFGYDKIPVSLPTGEATTGKLSYKLRVEEVAREVAEFSGFSQGMTYSFESPRVFDRLLIPENSPLRVTVNILNPLGEDFSVMRTSPLHGMLNSLSTNYNRRNKNVRLYELANIYLPKALPLTELPDERMQFTLGFYGDGDFFDMKGVIEEFFDKTGMHKRPHYVPKSGKTFLHPGRQADIIYDGVTIGYLGEVHPEVADNYKIGDRAYVAVIDMPSMIPFTSFDRKYTGIAKYPAVTRDISMVVPKEILVGQIEEIIEQRGGKILESYELFDIYEGTQILAGYKSVAYSITFRAGDHTLEEQEVLAVMKKILNGLQGLGIELRA
- the eno gene encoding phosphopyruvate hydratase family protein (catalyzes the formation of phosphoenolpyruvate from 2-phospho-D-glycerate in glycolysis), with the protein product MFNSLDIIEITGRIVRDSWGYPGVEAEVILENGAHGRATVSLGDTGRAEKQAELVGDWLSETILFEDASDQGRIDRMLSQAAVNRGEEVGNQGVLALSMAAARAAGAGLHLPLYRYLGGTSAPVMPVPMMSMISGGGGEKGLDFQEIMIVPQGANSYSEGLRMGVEIYQTLKRLLSISGFSTSTGDGGGFEPDMKNSEEALHYLMDSFKLTGYKPGTDVLVAINADADRLYVKEDGTYCFSKESRKGGISINRAQKDMLAYYLRLADGFPICAVLNGLWKEDLEGREQMMKLLEHRTLLVSDDFAAANATIIRMEQAGTVTGALEMVEKARKAGHKVIIASDGKDTEESFLADMAAAVGADYVKSGAPCRGECISKYNELLRIEEFYRKFGRAVMEYSN
- a CDS encoding MarR family winged helix-turn-helix transcriptional regulator — its product is MMEDNFTELYEKFSKLQWLLQRHHLQKHAEHGPMADPTRGQGRVLAMLKIQSEISTKDLSYLLGIRIQSLNELLNKLEKGGYITRTPSEADRRVMLVQLTEKGKNEQQPRPNFEDIFSCLNEEEQMVFGEYLDRITEVLEAQLGDDEDDERLEWMRSARERLGDERFDMMFMRGGRHPFDRRECFHGCPDRRPGGSHGAGHFEPGHNDPRFNGHGSNCFGRHGGGRHMSPLNEAPHIDEE